Within the Terriglobia bacterium genome, the region CACGTCGAAGTTCTGGCCGGAAGCGCTGCTGGGAGACGCGCTGCTCGCTTCGCTACCTGCCGCACCGCTGGTGGACGCTGCGGACGAGCTCGGGGTGCCCTTTACAGCGACCTGTTCGCCAACATGCGACGACAGTTTCGAGGTATCGCCTGTCAGGTTGTAGGTGGTGCCGGAAGCATCGGCTAACGTGAAGCCGTTGGCACCCTGGCTCAAACAACCTTGGATCGTCTGCTCACTGCTCGAGGAACTTCCCATGCTACTCTGCGCAGACTGATCGGATGGCTGCGCAGACTGGTCGGACGGCATCGTCGAGGTAGGCGCAGACTGAGTGCTGGGGCTGGTTGCGCTGGGCTGCTGCTGATCCGTCGAGGACGGACTTGTTGTGGACTGGGCCATAACGAACATACTGCTCGCAAACAGGAACGCTGTGGCGAGTGC harbors:
- a CDS encoding DUF5818 domain-containing protein; the encoded protein is MKKLALATAFLFASSMFVMAQSTTSPSSTDQQQPSATSPSTQSAPTSTMPSDQSAQPSDQSAQSSMGSSSSSEQTIQGCLSQGANGFTLADASGTTYNLTGDTSKLSSHVGEQVAVKGTPSSSAASTSGAAGSEASSASPSSASGQNFDVKSVKRISKSCSTSGSPSSK